In Triticum aestivum cultivar Chinese Spring chromosome 5B, IWGSC CS RefSeq v2.1, whole genome shotgun sequence, the following proteins share a genomic window:
- the LOC123111337 gene encoding ethanolamine-phosphate cytidylyltransferase, which translates to MEAGSSKARLAVACAIGGIVLGAAVVALHVAGPVAVPGLPPLDALRRRFHRRRRPVRVYMDGCFDMMHYGHCNALRQARALGDQLVVGVVSDDEITANKGPPVTPLNERMVMVGAVKWVDDVIPDAPYAITEDFMNKLFTEYNIDYIIHGDDPCLLPDGTDAYALAKNAGRYKQIKRTEGVSTTDIVGRMLLCVRERSVSDRHNHSSLQRQFSSGHGQKIDDSGSGSGTRISHFLPTSRRIVQFSNSRGPGPDSRIVYIDGAFDLFHAGHVEILRLARGLGDFLLVGIHTDQTISSTRGPHRPIMNLHERSLSVLACRYVDEVIIGAPWDISKDMITTFNISLVVQGTIAENMDFAKDESHPYAVPMVMGIFRRLESPLDITTSTIIRRIVSNHEAYQKRNEKKEASEKKYYESKNFVNGE; encoded by the exons ATGGAGGCCGGGAGCAGCAAGGCCAGGCTGGCGGTGGCGTGCGCGATCGGCGGGATCGTGCTGGGCGCGGCCGTCGTGGCGCTCCACGTCGCCGGGCCCGTGGCCGTCCCGGGGCTGCCCCCGCTCGACGCGCTGCGCCGCcggttccaccgccgccgccgccccgtgcgcGTCTACATGGACGGCTGCTTCGACATGATGCACTACGGCCACTGCAACGCGCTGCGCCAGGCGCGCGCGCTCGGCGACCagctcgtcgtcggcgtcgtcagCGACGACGAGATCACCGCCAACAAGGGACCGCCCGTCACGCCGCTCAACGAGAG AATGGTGATGGTGGGCGCAGTGAAATGGGTGGATGATGTCATTCCAGATGCGCCATATGCCATAACTGAAGACTTCATGAACAAGCTATTCACTGAGTATAATATAGATTACATCATCCATGGCGATGATCCTTGTCTACTCCCAGATGGCACCGATGCATATGCCCTTGCCAAAAATGCTGGCAGATATAAGCAGATTAAAAGAACTGAGGGAGTGTCAACAACAGACATTGTCG GAAGAATGCTTCTTTGTGTTAGAGAGAGATCAGTTTCTGATAGGCACAACCACTCTTCACTACAGAGGCAGTTCAGTTCTGGGCATGGTCAGAAGATTGATGATAGTGGGTCTGGAAGTGGAACTAGAATATCTCATTTTCTTCCTACATCTCGGCGGATAGTTCAGTTCTCAAATAGCAGG GGCCCAGGACCAGATTCTCGGATAGTTTACATAGATGGTGCATTTGATCTGTTCCATGCTGGGCATGTTGAG ATATTGCGACTTGCTCGAGGGCTTGGAGATTTCTTGCTTGTTGGTATTCACACGGATCAGACCATAAG TTCTACACGAGGACCACATCGCCCAATCATGAATCTTCATGAGCGAAGTTTGAGTGTCCTAGCCTGCCGTTATGTTGATGAAGTAATCATTGGTGCTCCATGGGACATTTCAAAAGACATG ATTACAACATTTAATATTTCATTAGTCGTTCAAGGAACAATTGCCGAGAACATGGATTTTGCGAAG GACGAGTCACATCCATATGCTGTCCCAATGGTTATGGGTATTTTCCGCAGATTGGAAAGCCCTTTGGATAtaactactagtactattataagGAGGATAGTTTCTAACCATGAAGCCTACCAG AAGCGGAATGAAAAGAAGGAAGCCAGTGAGAAGAAGTACTACGAGAGTAAAAACTTCGTCAATGGAGAGTAG